Proteins co-encoded in one Ignavibacteria bacterium genomic window:
- a CDS encoding Mrp/NBP35 family ATP-binding protein — MAVNKEQILKALGTVNDPDLKKDLVTLNMIEKLTVEGNNVSFDVVLTTPACPLKEKIKNDCVSAIKSSVPDVGELNINMTSNVTSFAFKKNATGFLSNVKNTIAVASGKGGVGKSTVAVNLAVSLALDGAKVGLIDADIYGPSIPLMLGINEKPLVRQVDGKVRILPLQKFGIQLMSIGFLVEDNAPVIWRGPMASGAVRQFMTDVDWDDLDYLFFDMPPGTGDIQLTLCQTIPLTGAVIVTTPQEVSLADARKAASMFERVNVPILGIVENMSYFIAPDTNIKYDIFGSGGGEKLAAECNSEFLGSIPIDPRIRVGGDKGIPVVYDIPDSSEASIVTGISRNLAAQISIANSNSATQKLEIILSDDDQ; from the coding sequence ATGGCTGTAAATAAAGAACAGATACTTAAAGCTCTCGGAACTGTAAATGATCCCGATCTGAAAAAAGATCTCGTAACCCTGAATATGATTGAAAAGCTCACCGTAGAGGGAAATAATGTCTCTTTTGATGTTGTTCTAACCACTCCGGCGTGCCCCCTGAAAGAAAAAATAAAAAACGACTGTGTTTCCGCAATTAAAAGCAGCGTGCCGGATGTCGGTGAACTGAATATTAACATGACCTCGAATGTGACTTCGTTTGCTTTCAAAAAGAACGCAACTGGCTTCCTCTCGAATGTTAAAAACACCATCGCTGTTGCAAGCGGCAAAGGCGGGGTGGGAAAAAGCACAGTGGCTGTAAATCTGGCCGTTTCACTCGCTCTCGACGGTGCAAAAGTGGGACTGATAGACGCTGACATCTACGGACCTTCAATTCCTCTCATGCTCGGCATCAATGAAAAACCCCTCGTAAGACAGGTTGACGGTAAGGTGAGAATACTTCCGTTGCAGAAATTCGGTATCCAGTTGATGTCAATCGGTTTCCTTGTGGAAGACAATGCCCCCGTCATCTGGCGCGGACCAATGGCCTCGGGTGCCGTAAGACAGTTTATGACCGATGTTGACTGGGATGACCTCGATTACCTCTTTTTTGACATGCCTCCCGGAACAGGTGACATACAACTTACGCTTTGCCAGACCATTCCACTGACAGGTGCCGTGATAGTTACAACTCCTCAGGAAGTTTCACTCGCAGATGCAAGAAAAGCCGCTTCGATGTTTGAAAGAGTAAATGTCCCCATTCTCGGCATCGTGGAAAATATGAGTTATTTTATTGCCCCTGATACAAACATAAAATATGATATCTTTGGAAGTGGCGGTGGTGAAAAACTTGCTGCAGAATGCAATTCGGAATTTCTCGGTTCCATCCCCATCGATCCAAGGATCAGAGTGGGTGGCGACAAAGGAATCCCTGTGGTTTACGATATCCCCGACTCTTCCGAGGCGAGCATCGTTACCGGCATTTCAAGAAATCTCGCAGCACAGATTTCGATCGCCAACTCAAACTCAGCAACACAGAAACTCGAAATAATTTTAAGTGACGATGACCAATAA
- a CDS encoding glutamate--tRNA ligase produces the protein MISEYPRVRFAPSPTGYLHIGGLRTALYNYLFARQSGGKFILRIEDTDRTRYVPGAVENLISTLEWSGLHYDEGPGIEGEYGPYTQSERLHIYKEHTDRLLESGHAYYCFCSKERLDSLREAQKARNEQTVYDKHCLKLSKEEVTEKLASGIPYVVRMNVRHGSKVLVKDIIRGNIDFDTSIIDDQVLIKSDGFPTYHLANVVDDHLMKITHTIRGEEWLPSTPKHVLLYEAFGWEVPVFAHLPLLLNPDRSKLSKRQGDVAVEDYRAKGYLKEALINFISLLGWNAGDDREFYNMDELIASFSLERINKSGAVFNFEKLDWLNAEHLRSKTDSELARLLREELIAQEIPLTEKITEEYLTKVVSCMKERVKFIKEIPVNAPYFFSRPETYEEKGVQKGWKEDTPKLLEAYSAKIDAMESPSKEDWETALRSAAEENGVGAGKLIHPVRLVVSGVSSGPGLFEILDALGKDEVLYRIETGIKKLTV, from the coding sequence ATGATATCAGAATACCCACGGGTAAGGTTTGCCCCCAGCCCTACCGGTTATCTACACATAGGGGGACTAAGAACCGCACTTTACAACTACCTTTTTGCCCGACAATCGGGTGGAAAGTTCATCCTCAGAATTGAGGACACCGACCGCACCAGGTATGTTCCGGGAGCTGTTGAAAATCTTATTTCAACTCTCGAGTGGTCGGGACTTCATTACGATGAAGGTCCGGGAATCGAGGGAGAGTATGGCCCATACACTCAGTCAGAACGCCTTCACATTTATAAAGAGCACACAGACAGGCTTCTCGAGTCGGGACATGCCTATTACTGTTTCTGCTCCAAAGAGAGACTGGACAGTCTGAGAGAAGCTCAAAAAGCCAGGAATGAACAGACTGTTTACGACAAGCACTGCCTGAAACTTTCAAAAGAGGAAGTGACAGAAAAACTGGCTTCGGGCATTCCTTATGTCGTTCGTATGAATGTAAGGCACGGAAGCAAGGTACTCGTTAAGGATATCATAAGAGGAAATATCGATTTTGATACATCGATAATCGATGATCAGGTTCTGATAAAAAGTGACGGATTTCCTACATACCACCTCGCAAATGTGGTGGATGACCATCTGATGAAAATTACACACACCATTCGTGGTGAAGAGTGGCTCCCCTCGACTCCAAAGCATGTGCTCCTCTATGAAGCATTCGGTTGGGAAGTGCCTGTTTTTGCTCACCTGCCGCTTCTACTGAATCCTGATCGCTCAAAACTGAGCAAGAGACAGGGTGATGTGGCGGTTGAAGACTACAGAGCGAAAGGATATTTGAAAGAGGCATTGATCAATTTTATCTCCCTTTTGGGCTGGAACGCCGGTGACGACAGGGAATTCTATAATATGGACGAACTGATTGCTTCATTTTCGCTCGAAAGGATCAACAAATCGGGTGCCGTTTTCAATTTCGAGAAACTCGACTGGTTGAACGCCGAACACCTGAGATCAAAGACTGACAGCGAACTTGCCCGTCTGCTTCGCGAAGAACTGATCGCTCAGGAGATTCCCCTGACAGAAAAAATTACTGAAGAATACCTGACCAAGGTCGTTTCATGCATGAAGGAAAGAGTGAAGTTTATAAAGGAAATTCCTGTAAACGCACCATATTTCTTCTCCCGTCCTGAAACCTATGAAGAAAAAGGTGTACAGAAGGGTTGGAAGGAAGACACTCCAAAATTGCTGGAGGCTTATTCAGCCAAAATAGATGCAATGGAATCACCTTCGAAGGAAGACTGGGAAACAGCTCTCAGAAGTGCTGCGGAAGAAAACGGAGTCGGAGCAGGAAAACTGATTCACCCTGTGAGACTTGTGGTATCCGGAGTGTCATCCGGTCCGGGACTCTTCGAGATACTCGATGCCCTAGGCAAAGATGAGGTTCTTTACCGGATCGAAACAGGAATAAAAAAGCTTACTGTTTAG
- a CDS encoding cobalamin-dependent protein (Presence of a B(12) (cobalamin)-binding domain implies dependence on cobalamin itself, in one of its several forms, or in some unusual lineages, dependence on a cobalamin-like analog.), with the protein MIKDVHYWDYFNSLTQGNKHRCREIVVSLAEEKTDIKDIYINLLQKSLYKIGKMWEEGKISIAEEHIATKITEYLVDISCELYPKSPSNGRTILLTGVDKDFHDIGARMVANIFELQGWTAVFLGGNTPKREVLNMIETTKPEIVGITYSLYINFLRFVELLDAISTQFPNQKILIGGQGLSSDTNNTLAKYPNAEYICSLTELEEKLVKY; encoded by the coding sequence ATGATCAAAGATGTACACTACTGGGACTACTTCAATTCCCTCACCCAAGGTAACAAACATCGGTGTAGAGAAATTGTAGTATCCCTCGCTGAAGAAAAAACTGATATCAAAGATATCTACATTAACCTCCTGCAAAAATCCCTCTACAAAATCGGGAAAATGTGGGAAGAAGGCAAAATCTCCATTGCCGAAGAGCATATAGCCACCAAAATAACAGAATATCTGGTGGATATTTCCTGCGAACTTTACCCTAAATCACCATCGAACGGTAGAACCATTCTTCTTACCGGTGTGGACAAAGATTTCCACGACATAGGTGCCAGAATGGTTGCAAACATCTTCGAACTTCAGGGATGGACTGCGGTTTTCCTTGGCGGAAACACCCCCAAACGGGAAGTCCTTAACATGATCGAAACTACAAAACCTGAAATTGTCGGCATCACCTACAGCCTTTACATAAACTTTTTAAGATTTGTTGAACTGCTCGATGCCATTAGCACACAATTTCCAAACCAGAAAATCCTCATCGGCGGGCAGGGTCTCTCATCCGACACAAACAACACCCTCGCCAAATATCCGAATGCGGAATACATCTGCTCCCTCACCGAGCTGGAGGAAAAACTGGTTAAGTATTAG
- a CDS encoding MCE family protein: protein MSKLRYTKILVISFIALAVFAVASLTLSILISEKVFSTKLNFRAKFSDATGLKGNVPVIFKGFKIGYLNNLTLGADNNIYADLNIYEDYRNLIRDNCILYKNVNFITSVTNILLLTGTGKSKLLEQGSMIPGFDTREGKAMQRLHNVEYQGEVINAFMFKIEAFLDEVNPQISPGAGEANSGIMNSLKSIDSTFGKINSIITNVDKTVAMVKDGLSGSKSGVFGGMAQLDNLMSELVATTKNARGLMGRLDATLVNYQRPDSLAIKMIDPTGDNFLKPVKTSLNSINELLPEINKLLVYSNDQTTNLSLIQEKIKKVLDDLQVTLQIINKNPIINFGTNINNKKVEQGKKRPR, encoded by the coding sequence ATGTCAAAATTACGATATACAAAGATCCTTGTGATCTCATTCATTGCACTCGCGGTTTTTGCCGTGGCAAGTCTCACGCTTTCGATCCTGATCAGTGAGAAGGTTTTTTCCACCAAGCTTAACTTTCGCGCAAAGTTCTCCGATGCAACGGGCTTGAAAGGGAATGTCCCTGTAATCTTCAAAGGTTTTAAGATTGGCTACCTCAATAATCTTACTCTTGGTGCCGACAACAATATTTATGCCGATCTGAACATCTATGAAGACTATAGAAATCTCATCAGAGACAACTGCATTCTCTACAAAAATGTGAATTTCATTACCTCGGTAACAAATATCCTTCTTCTTACAGGAACGGGAAAAAGCAAACTCCTTGAGCAGGGCTCCATGATTCCGGGATTCGATACACGGGAGGGGAAAGCGATGCAAAGGCTCCACAATGTGGAATATCAGGGGGAGGTGATAAATGCCTTCATGTTTAAAATCGAAGCGTTCCTCGATGAGGTGAATCCGCAGATTTCCCCGGGTGCAGGTGAAGCTAATTCCGGCATAATGAATTCCCTTAAATCGATCGATTCAACCTTCGGAAAGATCAATTCCATTATCACGAATGTCGACAAAACTGTTGCGATGGTGAAAGATGGACTCTCCGGAAGCAAGTCGGGTGTTTTTGGAGGTATGGCACAACTCGACAACCTTATGAGCGAACTTGTGGCCACGACAAAGAATGCCCGGGGTCTGATGGGGAGGCTCGATGCCACTCTCGTCAATTATCAGAGACCTGACAGCCTTGCAATCAAGATGATTGATCCTACCGGAGATAATTTCCTGAAGCCCGTAAAGACCTCCCTCAACTCGATTAACGAGTTACTTCCTGAAATCAATAAACTTCTTGTTTACTCAAATGACCAGACGACAAATTTATCGCTTATTCAGGAAAAAATAAAAAAAGTACTCGATGATCTGCAGGTCACCCTCCAGATTATTAACAAAAACCCGATCATCAATTTTGGCACCAACATCAACAACAAAAAAGTTGAACAGGGAAAGAAGAGGCCAAGATGA
- a CDS encoding NifU family protein gives MTNNLNQRILEALDKIRPYLKADGGDIELVNVTPDGIVEVRLTGACSSCPMSQMTLRAGVERAIIREVPGIRRVEAVA, from the coding sequence ATGACCAATAACCTGAATCAGAGAATCCTCGAGGCACTCGATAAGATCAGACCTTACCTTAAGGCTGACGGCGGCGATATCGAACTGGTAAATGTTACTCCCGACGGAATTGTAGAAGTGAGACTGACAGGGGCGTGCAGCTCCTGTCCCATGTCTCAGATGACTCTTCGCGCCGGTGTGGAAAGAGCTATCATTAGAGAAGTACCCGGAATAAGACGAGTTGAGGCTGTCGCATAA
- the ppk1 gene encoding polyphosphate kinase 1 has protein sequence MKRKDRLKDQIKKYLVPENFINRDLSWIEFNKRVLEEALHPGLPLLERIKFISIFCSNLDEFYMIRVSGIKEQIAANIAEITIDGLTPQKALYEIDKEVRPLVDDLLEYWNHTIVPELESNGVEITTYSKLTGQEKTKLNSYFEDQIFPVLTPLALDPGRPFPYISNLSLSLAVTIKDPDGELQFARVKVPAILPRLLRIDTILAGPEGNGNAGEIRFVWLEDLIKANIGRLFPKMKILDSCCFRITRDTDIEIQEDEADDLLELIEENIKQRMFGNVVRLEVEKDMPAYILETLVSNLEISNSDVHPLQPPLGLSDVMKLYSLPLHQLKEKPFIPRVPKVFEEEKNIFSVIKQRDVLMHHPYDSFKPVIDFIKQASQDPDVLAIKQTLYRVGKNSPVIDALIEAAENRKQVAVLVELKARFDEENNIYWAKQLESVGVHVVYGLVGLKTHAKMTLVVRREQNQLSRYVHVATGNYNASTAKLYTDIGLFTCNEGICNDISDIFNILTGYSAQKDFRDVSVAPINLRQNIEGLICREIANAREGKKGRIIIKVNSLVDPDIIGYLYEASQAGVEIDLIVRGICCLVPGIAGISENIRVRSVVGKFLEHSRIFFFHNNGDEEIFISSADIMQRNLDRRVELMTPIYDKSIKNYLRNTILEVYLHDNVKARILSSDKKYSYAPQQSIEELCAQEWLMNQQFEYSNY, from the coding sequence ATGAAAAGAAAAGACCGTCTGAAAGATCAGATAAAAAAGTATCTTGTACCGGAAAACTTTATAAACAGAGACCTTAGCTGGATTGAATTCAACAAGCGGGTTCTGGAGGAAGCTTTACATCCGGGACTTCCTTTGCTCGAGAGAATAAAGTTCATTTCGATCTTTTGTTCCAATCTCGACGAATTTTATATGATCCGTGTTTCGGGCATAAAAGAGCAGATTGCTGCGAACATAGCCGAGATCACAATTGACGGTTTGACACCCCAAAAAGCGCTTTATGAGATCGACAAGGAAGTGCGTCCCCTCGTGGATGACCTCCTGGAATACTGGAATCACACCATTGTCCCCGAACTCGAGTCGAATGGTGTCGAAATTACCACTTACAGTAAATTAACCGGACAGGAAAAAACAAAACTTAACTCATATTTTGAGGATCAGATTTTCCCTGTGCTCACTCCCCTTGCACTCGATCCGGGAAGACCGTTCCCCTACATTTCAAACCTTTCACTCAGTCTTGCTGTTACAATTAAAGATCCTGATGGTGAACTGCAGTTTGCGAGGGTAAAAGTGCCCGCGATACTTCCGCGTTTACTGAGGATAGATACAATTCTGGCGGGTCCCGAAGGAAACGGAAATGCAGGCGAGATTCGATTTGTTTGGCTCGAAGACCTGATCAAGGCAAATATCGGCAGACTTTTCCCTAAAATGAAAATTTTGGATTCCTGTTGTTTCAGGATTACGCGTGATACAGATATCGAAATTCAGGAGGATGAAGCTGATGATCTGCTCGAGTTGATCGAGGAAAACATTAAACAGAGGATGTTTGGAAATGTCGTCAGACTCGAAGTTGAGAAGGATATGCCCGCATATATCCTCGAGACTCTTGTATCCAATTTGGAGATAAGCAATTCCGATGTACATCCGCTGCAGCCCCCACTTGGTTTGAGCGATGTAATGAAATTGTACAGTCTCCCTCTTCACCAGTTGAAAGAGAAACCTTTTATTCCAAGAGTGCCAAAGGTTTTTGAAGAAGAGAAAAACATTTTTTCAGTGATCAAACAACGGGATGTGCTGATGCACCACCCGTATGATTCATTTAAACCTGTCATAGATTTTATTAAACAGGCGTCACAGGATCCCGATGTTCTTGCAATCAAACAGACACTCTACAGAGTCGGCAAAAACTCACCCGTTATCGATGCACTGATTGAGGCAGCGGAAAACAGGAAGCAGGTTGCGGTTCTCGTGGAGCTAAAAGCCCGTTTTGATGAAGAAAACAATATCTACTGGGCAAAACAGCTCGAAAGTGTCGGTGTACATGTCGTCTACGGTCTTGTAGGACTTAAAACACACGCCAAGATGACGCTTGTGGTACGAAGAGAACAGAACCAGCTTAGCCGTTATGTGCATGTTGCAACCGGCAACTACAACGCCAGCACGGCAAAACTTTATACTGATATCGGTCTGTTTACATGTAATGAGGGAATTTGCAACGATATCAGCGACATCTTCAATATCCTGACGGGTTACAGTGCCCAAAAGGATTTCAGGGATGTAAGTGTTGCCCCGATAAACCTCAGACAAAACATTGAAGGACTGATTTGCCGCGAAATTGCCAATGCAAGGGAGGGCAAAAAGGGACGGATTATAATAAAAGTAAATTCCCTCGTCGATCCCGACATCATCGGCTACCTTTACGAAGCTTCGCAGGCGGGTGTGGAAATCGATCTGATTGTCAGGGGGATATGCTGCCTCGTCCCCGGAATTGCCGGAATTTCTGAGAATATCAGGGTAAGAAGTGTAGTTGGCAAGTTCCTTGAGCATTCAAGAATTTTCTTCTTCCACAATAATGGTGATGAGGAAATCTTCATCAGCAGTGCCGATATAATGCAAAGGAACCTCGACAGAAGAGTTGAGCTGATGACACCGATTTACGACAAGTCGATCAAAAATTATTTAAGAAATACAATTCTTGAAGTGTATCTGCACGATAATGTGAAAGCAAGGATACTTTCGAGTGATAAAAAATATTCGTATGCCCCTCAACAAAGTATTGAGGAGCTTTGTGCACAGGAATGGCTGATGAACCAGCAATTCGAATACTCAAATTACTAA
- a CDS encoding ABC transporter permease, with protein sequence MIPGLQSQSFFNFMVTVVSEFISKREIKHITYAVVYRQILFTGFEALSIITLAAVAVGAVIIIQGNSVLSNFSQSPMYYTILVAIIPRELSTLLTALIVIARSGTAISTELGNMNINNETLAIYSFGISPVAYLAVPRVIGMVISVVCLTIYFNVAAFATSGFVSFLSAAVIPTQFLYDLFTALSVTDLLISVVKSAFFGFFIGVIACYNGFKVQKAITEVPQRTIKTVVNSVATLVILDITVTALFYLFLYD encoded by the coding sequence ATGATACCCGGACTTCAAAGCCAGTCATTTTTTAATTTCATGGTGACAGTAGTGAGTGAGTTTATTTCCAAAAGGGAAATAAAGCACATCACTTACGCTGTCGTTTACCGGCAGATACTGTTTACCGGATTTGAAGCTTTGTCAATCATTACTCTTGCAGCCGTCGCTGTGGGTGCTGTGATCATCATTCAGGGGAACTCTGTCCTCTCTAATTTCTCACAAAGTCCGATGTATTACACTATTCTTGTGGCGATTATACCGCGGGAATTAAGTACACTTCTTACAGCTCTTATCGTTATTGCCCGATCAGGTACTGCCATTTCGACCGAACTCGGGAACATGAACATTAACAACGAAACGCTCGCAATCTACTCATTTGGCATTTCACCGGTGGCCTATCTCGCTGTTCCCCGTGTCATAGGGATGGTCATATCTGTGGTATGCCTCACGATTTATTTTAATGTAGCTGCTTTCGCCACGAGCGGATTTGTGAGTTTTCTTTCGGCCGCCGTGATTCCCACACAGTTTCTCTACGATCTTTTTACTGCTTTAAGTGTGACCGATCTGCTAATCAGTGTGGTTAAATCGGCTTTCTTCGGATTTTTTATCGGTGTGATAGCTTGTTATAACGGATTCAAGGTGCAAAAGGCAATTACAGAAGTGCCGCAGCGAACAATTAAAACGGTAGTTAACTCGGTGGCGACACTCGTAATCCTGGATATTACCGTAACTGCATTATTCTATCTTTTTCTCTATGATTAG